One Azospirillum sp. B510 genomic window carries:
- a CDS encoding CYTH domain-containing protein, whose amino-acid sequence MALEIERRFLVRKDVRHLCRAGVRILQGYLPSDGVSTVRVRIAEERATLTIKSLKRGACREELEYPLALDYARRILRHSCEGRVIEKTRYRHCQDGLCWEIDVFHGENAGLVIAEVELDTPDQTVPLPDWIGAEVTTLRAYGNSALSRAPIRRWSAAAA is encoded by the coding sequence ATGGCACTGGAAATCGAGCGGCGCTTCCTTGTGCGAAAGGATGTCCGGCATCTCTGCCGGGCCGGTGTCCGCATTCTCCAGGGCTATCTGCCTTCAGACGGCGTCAGCACGGTCCGTGTCCGCATCGCCGAAGAGCGCGCCACCCTGACCATCAAGTCGTTGAAACGCGGCGCCTGCCGGGAGGAGCTGGAATATCCTCTGGCGCTCGATTACGCCCGCCGGATCCTTCGCCACAGCTGCGAGGGGCGGGTGATCGAGAAGACCCGCTACCGGCATTGCCAGGACGGCCTGTGCTGGGAGATCGACGTTTTCCACGGCGAGAATGCCGGTCTCGTCATCGCCGAGGTCGAACTGGACACCCCCGACCAGACGGTGCCTCTGCCGGATTGGATCGGTGCGGAGGTCACCACGCTGCGGGCCTATGGCAACTCCGCCCTGTCGCGCGCGCCGATCCGGCGCTGGTCGGCCGCCGCCGCCTGA
- the eis gene encoding GNAT family N-acetyltransferase codes for MSRDLFDRYAELFGIDSIRVSRVPRATGTMLAGCAAHWMMPQWFGGRPVPVQAIAMVAVDPALRGAGHGGALMRAMLREGRQSGAALSILCPATIPFYRRLGFGRGGVTCQWSAPPAAFTQAGAAASDLWPSDPLDAVPLARLRRPLLAERNGLPERTEALWTLALCPDGEPSHLYRNDDGYIALTPPQDRRLAIADACLTSERALRPAMALLAGFRAQVDHVTWRGGPDDPLALLAGDGVALDAREEWLARPLDVTTALETRGYPDWLSETVAFEVDDGLFSGNRGQYHLTVAQSKGTVTRSGQVIEPPARIGIAAFASLFTGHANARALWRAGLLHGDEKMISRLQRLFCSAACWMPDRF; via the coding sequence CTGTCCCGCGACCTGTTCGACCGCTATGCCGAGCTGTTCGGCATCGACAGCATCCGTGTGTCGCGGGTTCCGCGCGCCACCGGCACCATGCTGGCCGGCTGCGCCGCGCATTGGATGATGCCCCAGTGGTTCGGCGGACGCCCGGTTCCGGTCCAGGCCATCGCCATGGTGGCGGTCGATCCGGCCCTGCGCGGCGCCGGCCATGGCGGGGCGCTGATGCGGGCCATGCTGAGGGAGGGGCGCCAGTCCGGGGCCGCTCTGTCGATCCTCTGCCCCGCGACAATCCCCTTCTATCGGCGGCTCGGCTTCGGCCGCGGCGGCGTCACCTGCCAATGGAGCGCCCCGCCGGCGGCCTTCACCCAAGCCGGGGCCGCCGCGAGCGACCTGTGGCCGTCCGATCCGCTCGACGCGGTGCCGCTGGCGCGGCTCCGCCGGCCTTTGCTGGCCGAGCGGAACGGGCTGCCGGAACGGACCGAGGCGCTGTGGACGCTGGCCCTCTGCCCCGATGGCGAACCGTCCCATCTCTACCGCAACGATGATGGCTATATCGCGCTGACACCGCCGCAGGACAGGCGTCTCGCCATCGCCGATGCCTGTCTGACCTCGGAGCGGGCGTTGCGCCCGGCCATGGCTCTGCTGGCCGGCTTTCGCGCCCAGGTCGACCATGTGACCTGGCGCGGCGGCCCCGACGATCCGCTGGCACTTCTGGCTGGCGATGGCGTCGCGCTGGACGCCCGTGAGGAGTGGCTGGCCCGGCCGCTCGATGTGACGACGGCGCTTGAGACCCGCGGATACCCCGATTGGTTGTCGGAGACCGTTGCGTTCGAAGTGGATGATGGGTTGTTTTCGGGCAATCGCGGCCAGTACCACCTTACAGTTGCCCAATCCAAGGGCACCGTCACCAGATCAGGGCAAGTCATCGAACCGCCTGCGAGAATCGGCATCGCCGCCTTCGCCAGTCTGTTCACCGGGCATGCAAACGCTCGTGCCCTATGGCGGGCAGGTTTGCTTCATGGTGATGAAAAGATGATCAGTCGCTTGCAGCGCCTATTTTGCAGCGCAGCATGCTGGATGCCTGACCGCTTCTGA
- a CDS encoding ABC transporter permease, whose protein sequence is MNDLALIGPILAAMFAAATPLLFAALGELVVEKSGVLNLGVEGMMLVGAVCGFAVTVRTGSPITGFVVAALAGAATASLFAVLTLFLLANQVATGLALTLFGVGLSALIGQGFVGIPLEGLPKLHIPGLTDLPVVGQALFGQDIMVYLAVAAVPLVHLFLYRTRAGLVLRAVGENHTAAHALGYKVLRIRFFAVLFGGAMAGLGGAFLSMDYTPMWAENMTSGRGWIALALVVFATWKPVRAMLGAWLFGGVTILQLHVQGLGIDVPSQLLSMLPYLATVLVLVLISRDVARIRLNAPACLGKLFHPDA, encoded by the coding sequence ATGAACGACCTCGCCCTGATCGGCCCGATCCTGGCCGCCATGTTCGCCGCGGCGACGCCGCTGCTGTTCGCCGCCCTCGGCGAACTGGTGGTGGAGAAGTCGGGCGTCCTCAACCTGGGGGTCGAGGGCATGATGCTGGTCGGCGCCGTCTGCGGCTTCGCGGTGACGGTGCGGACCGGCAGCCCGATCACCGGCTTCGTCGTCGCCGCGCTGGCCGGTGCCGCCACCGCCTCGCTGTTCGCCGTGCTGACCCTCTTCCTGCTGGCCAACCAGGTGGCGACCGGCCTTGCGCTGACCCTGTTCGGCGTCGGCCTGTCGGCGCTGATCGGCCAGGGCTTCGTCGGCATCCCGCTGGAGGGGCTGCCGAAGCTGCACATCCCCGGCCTGACCGACCTGCCGGTGGTTGGGCAGGCGCTGTTCGGCCAGGACATCATGGTCTATCTGGCGGTCGCCGCCGTGCCGCTGGTCCACCTCTTCCTCTACCGCACCCGCGCCGGCCTCGTGCTGCGCGCGGTGGGGGAGAACCACACGGCGGCGCACGCGCTGGGCTACAAGGTGCTGCGCATCCGCTTTTTCGCGGTGCTGTTCGGCGGCGCCATGGCCGGGCTGGGTGGCGCCTTCCTGTCGATGGACTATACGCCGATGTGGGCGGAGAACATGACCTCGGGCCGCGGCTGGATCGCGCTGGCGCTGGTGGTCTTCGCCACCTGGAAGCCGGTGCGGGCGATGCTGGGCGCCTGGCTGTTCGGCGGCGTGACCATCCTGCAACTGCATGTCCAGGGGCTGGGCATCGACGTGCCGTCGCAGCTCTTGTCGATGCTGCCGTATCTGGCTACCGTTCTGGTTCTGGTGCTGATTTCGCGGGACGTCGCCCGCATCCGCCTGAACGCGCCGGCCTGTCTGGGAAAACTGTTTCATCCCGATGCTTGA
- a CDS encoding phosphatidylserine decarboxylase, with amino-acid sequence MSAIDTVVVPIHRAGLPFIAGFAVVSLILGLAVWAPLGWIGLVLTLWCAYFFRDPDRVTPTRPGLLVSPADGRVTMIVQAVPPKELGMGDKPLTRISVFLNVFNVHVNRVPADGTILAAEYHKGTFVNAALDKASEENERMAFRQRLPDGREIAYVQIAGLVARRILWWVKAGQEVKAGERFGLIRFGSRTDIYLPDGVAPLVCVGQTAIGGETILADLNGTEPQRQGDVRR; translated from the coding sequence ATGTCCGCCATCGATACCGTCGTCGTTCCCATCCACCGTGCCGGCTTGCCCTTCATCGCCGGTTTCGCCGTGGTCTCCCTGATCCTCGGTCTCGCCGTCTGGGCGCCGCTCGGCTGGATCGGTCTGGTCCTCACCCTGTGGTGCGCCTATTTCTTCCGCGATCCCGACCGGGTGACGCCGACCCGGCCCGGCCTGCTGGTCAGCCCGGCCGACGGCCGTGTCACCATGATCGTCCAGGCGGTGCCGCCGAAGGAGCTGGGCATGGGCGACAAGCCGCTGACCCGCATCAGCGTCTTCCTCAACGTCTTCAACGTCCATGTCAACCGGGTGCCGGCCGACGGCACCATCCTGGCGGCCGAATACCACAAGGGCACCTTCGTCAACGCGGCATTGGACAAGGCGAGCGAGGAGAATGAGCGGATGGCCTTCCGCCAGCGCCTGCCCGACGGGCGCGAGATCGCCTATGTCCAGATCGCCGGTCTGGTGGCGCGCCGCATCCTGTGGTGGGTCAAGGCCGGGCAGGAGGTGAAGGCGGGCGAGCGCTTCGGCCTGATCCGCTTCGGCAGCCGCACCGACATCTATCTGCCCGACGGCGTCGCCCCGCTGGTCTGCGTCGGCCAGACCGCCATCGGCGGCGAGACCATCCTGGCCGACCTGAACGGGACCGAGCCGCAACGGCAAGGGGACGTGCGTCGATGA
- the queF gene encoding preQ(1) synthase, which translates to MSENIYAGLTQLGGSTVQPKTPEEAVLERVPNPNPGTPYCVRFTAPEFTSLCPITGQPDFAHLVIDYVPGDWLVESKSLKLFLTSFRNHGAFHEACTVGIGKRLVDELSPVWLRIGGYWYPRGGIPIDVFFQTGEPPKGVWIPSQDVPTYRGRG; encoded by the coding sequence ATGAGTGAAAACATCTATGCCGGCCTGACCCAGCTCGGCGGCTCCACCGTCCAGCCGAAGACCCCCGAGGAGGCGGTGCTGGAGCGGGTGCCGAACCCGAACCCCGGCACGCCCTATTGCGTGCGCTTCACCGCACCCGAATTCACCTCGCTCTGTCCGATCACCGGCCAGCCCGACTTCGCCCATCTGGTCATCGACTATGTGCCAGGCGACTGGCTGGTCGAATCGAAGTCGCTGAAGCTGTTCCTGACCAGCTTCCGCAACCATGGCGCCTTCCACGAGGCCTGCACCGTCGGCATCGGCAAGCGGCTGGTGGACGAGCTGTCGCCGGTCTGGCTGCGCATCGGCGGCTACTGGTATCCGCGCGGCGGCATCCCCATCGACGTCTTCTTCCAGACCGGCGAGCCGCCGAAAGGCGTCTGGATCCCGTCGCAGGACGTCCCGACCTATCGTGGCCGCGGCTAA
- a CDS encoding methyl-accepting chemotaxis protein, whose translation MTIGTRIALGFAAVLLLTVGVAFVGWNSLSTYAERVDLASHTADLDTRLKSVRLEEARFVTERDAKAAANVPGMLDSLQTEAQRTRAALTDGEGRRLLDDVLSGIGGYRAAFANFVAQDGDAHARTASMETRARALREIAEKIGKQQSERYDLNMASKRDADTELRHSMDTAERANRVIERVLEVRRQQSELRRGPEEALADQILAALNELVETTDTVAKDLAGTNNEELATQIAGDARAYRDTVLALRGKGSAALAEVGVASGLDEAARGVQQRAVELQQNQAMVTEALTEASKFAQSEVNEAVMLRGLAMRLVQDAQAAMLAQRDFLLTGSADAKTTAAGAVKEILDLAGQAGAVLVDREGRALIAAITEAARAFDQEFAALSTTVAKQHEASVAMAKASATVSGQVGQLVNLQREDRESGRARSGLVIAVGAVVALILGGLMAWIIDRAITHPLHAMTAAMGRLAEGDLTVDIPGRDRKDEMHHMAAAMTIFKDNALEMQRMEREREEMRVQIDADRRHTMNEFANSFEQAVSGVVMSLTESAGSLGRDAQEMSSDAALTTAKSTAVATASQQATANVQTVAAAAEELSTSIAEISRQLNASSATASGAADKAVQTNSIVEGLSLAAERIGQVVGLIGEIAEQTNLLALNATIEAARAGEAGKGFAVVATEVKNLAGQTAKATEEISAQVAEMQNATTSAVEAIRTISDAVTAISGTVTDIAQEMEQQGTATREIAQNVQQAAEGTQEVMRNIAEVTTAATKTGGAADAVLNASRTLATQADRLRGEVQGFLNKVRTA comes from the coding sequence ATGACGATCGGAACGCGGATCGCGCTTGGCTTTGCCGCCGTCCTTCTCCTGACGGTCGGCGTGGCGTTCGTCGGCTGGAACAGCCTGAGCACCTATGCCGAGCGGGTCGATCTGGCATCCCACACCGCCGACCTCGACACCCGGCTGAAGTCGGTGCGGCTGGAGGAGGCGCGCTTCGTCACCGAGCGTGACGCCAAGGCCGCCGCCAATGTCCCGGGCATGCTGGACTCCTTGCAGACCGAAGCGCAGCGGACACGCGCCGCCCTGACCGACGGCGAGGGCCGTCGCCTGCTGGACGACGTGCTGTCGGGCATCGGCGGCTACCGCGCCGCCTTCGCCAATTTCGTCGCCCAGGACGGCGACGCCCATGCCCGCACCGCGAGCATGGAGACGCGCGCCCGCGCGCTGCGCGAGATCGCCGAGAAGATCGGCAAGCAGCAATCGGAGCGCTATGACCTGAACATGGCCAGCAAGCGCGACGCCGACACCGAGCTGCGCCACAGCATGGATACGGCCGAGCGCGCCAATCGCGTCATCGAGCGCGTGCTGGAGGTCCGCCGGCAGCAGAGCGAGCTGCGCCGCGGCCCGGAGGAGGCGCTGGCCGATCAGATCCTCGCCGCGCTGAACGAGCTGGTGGAAACCACCGACACCGTTGCGAAGGATCTCGCCGGCACGAACAACGAGGAGCTCGCCACCCAGATCGCCGGCGACGCCCGCGCCTACCGCGACACCGTTCTGGCCTTGCGCGGCAAGGGAAGCGCCGCCCTCGCCGAGGTTGGCGTGGCGTCCGGTCTGGACGAGGCGGCGCGCGGCGTGCAGCAGCGCGCCGTCGAGCTGCAACAGAATCAGGCCATGGTGACCGAGGCCCTGACCGAAGCCTCCAAATTCGCCCAGAGCGAAGTGAACGAGGCGGTGATGCTGCGCGGGCTGGCGATGCGGCTGGTGCAGGACGCCCAGGCGGCGATGCTGGCGCAGCGCGATTTCCTGCTGACCGGCTCGGCCGACGCCAAGACGACGGCCGCCGGCGCGGTGAAGGAGATCCTCGACCTTGCCGGGCAGGCCGGCGCCGTTCTGGTCGACCGCGAGGGCCGCGCCTTGATCGCCGCCATCACCGAAGCGGCGCGTGCCTTCGACCAGGAATTCGCGGCGCTATCCACCACGGTCGCCAAGCAGCACGAAGCGTCGGTGGCGATGGCCAAGGCATCGGCCACGGTCAGCGGTCAGGTCGGCCAATTGGTCAATCTGCAGCGCGAGGATCGCGAGTCGGGGCGCGCCCGGTCCGGGCTGGTGATCGCGGTGGGCGCCGTGGTCGCGCTGATCCTCGGCGGATTGATGGCCTGGATCATCGACCGCGCCATCACCCACCCGCTGCATGCCATGACCGCCGCCATGGGTCGGCTGGCCGAAGGCGACCTGACAGTCGATATCCCCGGACGCGACCGCAAGGACGAGATGCACCACATGGCCGCCGCCATGACCATCTTCAAGGACAACGCCCTGGAGATGCAGCGGATGGAGCGCGAGCGCGAGGAGATGCGGGTCCAGATCGACGCCGACCGCCGGCACACGATGAACGAGTTCGCCAACAGCTTCGAACAGGCGGTGTCGGGCGTGGTCATGTCGCTGACCGAATCGGCCGGCTCGCTCGGGCGCGACGCGCAGGAGATGTCGTCGGACGCGGCACTGACCACCGCGAAATCCACCGCCGTCGCCACCGCCTCGCAGCAGGCGACCGCCAATGTGCAGACCGTCGCGGCGGCGGCGGAGGAACTGTCGACCTCCATCGCCGAAATCTCGCGCCAGTTGAACGCCAGCTCCGCCACCGCGTCGGGGGCAGCCGACAAGGCGGTGCAGACCAACAGCATCGTCGAAGGGCTGTCGCTGGCCGCCGAGCGGATCGGGCAGGTCGTCGGCCTGATCGGTGAGATCGCCGAGCAGACCAACCTGCTGGCGCTGAACGCCACCATCGAAGCCGCCCGCGCCGGCGAAGCCGGCAAGGGCTTCGCCGTGGTGGCGACCGAGGTGAAGAATCTCGCCGGCCAGACCGCCAAGGCGACCGAGGAGATTTCCGCCCAGGTCGCGGAAATGCAGAACGCCACCACCAGCGCCGTCGAGGCCATCCGCACCATCTCCGACGCGGTGACGGCGATCAGCGGCACCGTCACCGACATCGCCCAGGAAATGGAACAGCAGGGCACCGCCACCCGCGAGATCGCCCAGAATGTCCAGCAGGCGGCCGAAGGGACCCAGGAGGTGATGCGCAACATCGCCGAGGTGACCACCGCCGCCACCAAGACCGGCGGTGCCGCCGATGCGGTCCTCAACGCCAGCCGTACGCTGGCCACCCAGGCCGACCGGCTGCGCGGCGAGGTTCAGGGCTTCCTGAACAAGGTGCGGACGGCATGA
- the queG gene encoding tRNA epoxyqueuosine(34) reductase QueG, with the protein MAAAKAGPPPSADPARLRDAIRARALAAGFDAVGFAPAALGPEARERLARFVAEGRHGDMGWMAERADQRSHPQALWDEARTVIALGTSYAPHEDPRRLLDHPERGIVSVYARNRDYHDLIKGRLKTLAQWLAHQTKAGVKVFVDTAPVMEKPLAAQAGLGWQGKHTNLVSRDHGSWLFLGEIYTTLELPPDPPGRDRCGSCDRCRTACPTAAFPAPYQLDARRCISYLTIEHKGAIPDDLKPLMGNRIYGCDDCLAACPWNKFARATREPAFLPRAELTAPRLADLAQLDDAGFRQLFSGSPIKRIGRDRFVRNVLVAIGNSGDPMLKPVAESLIDDGSEIVREAAGWAAVRLGG; encoded by the coding sequence GTGGCCGCGGCTAAAGCCGGCCCGCCGCCCTCCGCCGACCCGGCGCGGCTGCGGGACGCCATCCGCGCCCGCGCCCTGGCGGCGGGCTTCGACGCGGTGGGCTTCGCACCCGCCGCGTTGGGACCGGAGGCGCGGGAGCGTCTCGCCCGCTTCGTCGCCGAGGGGCGGCATGGCGACATGGGCTGGATGGCGGAGCGCGCCGACCAGCGCAGCCACCCGCAAGCCCTGTGGGACGAGGCGCGCACGGTCATAGCGCTCGGCACCAGCTACGCCCCCCACGAGGATCCGCGCCGGCTGCTGGACCATCCGGAGCGCGGCATCGTCTCCGTCTATGCCCGCAACCGCGACTATCACGACCTGATCAAGGGGCGGCTGAAGACGCTGGCGCAATGGCTGGCCCACCAGACCAAGGCCGGCGTGAAGGTGTTCGTCGACACCGCCCCGGTGATGGAGAAGCCGCTGGCGGCCCAGGCCGGGCTGGGCTGGCAGGGCAAGCACACCAATCTGGTATCGCGCGATCACGGCTCCTGGCTGTTCCTCGGCGAGATCTACACGACGCTGGAGTTGCCGCCCGACCCGCCGGGCCGCGACCGCTGCGGCTCCTGCGACCGCTGCCGGACCGCCTGCCCGACCGCCGCCTTCCCGGCGCCCTACCAGCTCGATGCGCGGCGCTGCATCAGTTACCTGACCATCGAGCACAAGGGGGCGATCCCCGACGATCTCAAGCCGCTGATGGGCAACCGCATCTATGGTTGCGACGATTGTCTGGCCGCCTGCCCCTGGAACAAGTTCGCCCGCGCGACCCGTGAGCCCGCCTTCCTGCCCCGCGCCGAACTGACGGCACCCCGACTTGCCGATCTGGCGCAGCTGGACGATGCCGGTTTCCGCCAACTGTTCAGCGGCTCGCCGATCAAGCGCATCGGCCGCGACCGCTTCGTCCGCAACGTGCTGGTCGCCATCGGCAACAGCGGCGATCCGATGCTGAAACCCGTGGCGGAGTCCCTGATCGACGACGGCAGTGAGATCGTGCGCGAGGCGGCCGGATGGGCGGCGGTTCGGTTGGGCGGATGA
- the pssA gene encoding CDP-diacylglycerol--serine O-phosphatidyltransferase, whose product MKRPPVFRQQIFRPHRPRRPGRPHPRLKGLSINHLLPNVLTVLALCSGLTAIRFAMQERWEQAVIAIVIAAILDALDGRIARLLNGQSKFGAELDSLSDAISFGVAPAFMMYLWGLNVAGSLGWIAAMAYAVCCALRLARFNSRLGVVDLPPWAYNYFTGVPAPAGAGLVLLPMILGFETGPQYPGHPVVIVPWTLLIGGLMVSTLPTFSFKGARVPAHWVVPALAGVGLLAAMMVSQPWWTLSIVGLAYLAMLPFSVAQFRKLQRAAELMRTEIGEPASEPPDSAPAAEAAPVGDESRKPV is encoded by the coding sequence ATGAAACGCCCGCCTGTCTTCCGCCAGCAGATCTTCCGCCCGCACCGGCCGCGCCGTCCCGGCCGGCCGCACCCGCGGCTGAAGGGGCTGTCGATCAACCACCTGCTGCCGAACGTCCTGACGGTGCTGGCGCTCTGCTCCGGCCTGACCGCGATCCGATTCGCCATGCAGGAGCGGTGGGAGCAGGCGGTCATCGCCATCGTCATCGCCGCCATCCTCGATGCGCTCGACGGCCGGATCGCCCGGTTGCTGAACGGACAGAGCAAGTTCGGGGCGGAGCTGGACAGCCTGTCCGACGCCATCAGCTTCGGCGTCGCCCCGGCCTTCATGATGTATCTGTGGGGGTTGAACGTGGCGGGCAGCCTGGGCTGGATCGCCGCCATGGCCTATGCCGTCTGCTGCGCCCTGCGGCTGGCCCGCTTCAACTCGCGCCTGGGCGTGGTCGATCTGCCGCCCTGGGCCTACAATTATTTCACCGGCGTGCCGGCGCCGGCCGGGGCCGGTCTGGTCCTGCTGCCGATGATCCTGGGCTTCGAGACCGGGCCGCAATATCCCGGCCATCCGGTCGTCATCGTGCCCTGGACCCTGCTGATCGGCGGGCTGATGGTCAGCACTCTGCCGACCTTCTCCTTCAAGGGCGCGCGGGTTCCCGCCCATTGGGTGGTGCCGGCGCTGGCCGGCGTCGGCCTGCTGGCGGCGATGATGGTCAGCCAGCCCTGGTGGACCCTGTCCATCGTCGGGCTGGCCTATCTGGCGATGCTGCCGTTTTCCGTCGCCCAGTTCCGCAAGCTGCAACGTGCCGCCGAACTGATGCGCACGGAGATCGGCGAGCCGGCATCCGAGCCGCCGGACTCCGCACCAGCCGCCGAAGCCGCGCCGGTGGGGGACGAGTCGCGGAAGCCGGTCTGA
- a CDS encoding DUF3309 family protein produces MLGTILLIILILMLLGAVPAWPHSRAWGYGPSGLLGVLLIVLIVLLLMGRI; encoded by the coding sequence ATGCTCGGCACGATTCTGCTCATCATCCTGATTCTGATGCTGCTCGGCGCGGTACCGGCCTGGCCGCACAGCCGCGCCTGGGGGTATGGACCCAGCGGGCTCCTCGGCGTGCTGTTGATCGTCCTGATCGTCCTGCTGCTGATGGGCCGGATCTGA
- a CDS encoding BMP family ABC transporter substrate-binding protein → MGKTVLGLAGAAIALSTGMGSVLAQEKLKVGFVYVGPVSDHGYSYQHDQGRLAVEKALGDKVTTTFVENVPEGADAERVIEQLAASGHKLIFTTSFGFMNPTLKVAQRHPDVKFEHATGYKRAANVATYSGRFYEGRTVVGAIAGKMTKSNIIGYIGSYPIPEVVGGINAFTIALREQNPKAEVRVVWVNSWYDPGKEAEAAKALIDQGADIIVQHTDSPAPIQTAQERGLWSVGQSSDMTRFGPKSHLTAIVEDWNGYYVDRVKAVLDGSWKPIDTWGGIKTGMVELAPYNPAIPAEVVTLAEQIKADIVSGKRHSFQGPVKDQSGKIVIPEGKTATDEQILKMDWYVEGVQGKVPK, encoded by the coding sequence ATGGGCAAGACGGTGTTGGGTCTGGCCGGCGCCGCGATCGCGCTGAGCACGGGCATGGGCTCGGTCCTGGCGCAGGAGAAGCTGAAGGTCGGCTTCGTCTATGTCGGCCCGGTCAGCGACCATGGCTACAGCTATCAGCATGACCAGGGCCGTCTGGCCGTGGAGAAGGCTCTGGGCGACAAGGTCACCACCACCTTCGTCGAGAATGTGCCGGAAGGCGCCGACGCCGAGCGCGTGATCGAGCAGTTGGCCGCCAGCGGCCACAAGCTGATCTTCACCACCTCCTTCGGTTTCATGAACCCGACGCTGAAGGTGGCCCAGCGCCATCCCGACGTGAAGTTCGAGCATGCCACCGGCTACAAGCGCGCCGCCAATGTCGCGACCTACTCCGGCCGCTTCTATGAGGGCCGCACGGTCGTCGGCGCCATCGCCGGCAAGATGACCAAGTCGAACATCATCGGCTATATCGGCTCCTACCCGATTCCCGAGGTCGTCGGCGGCATCAACGCCTTCACCATCGCGCTGCGCGAGCAGAACCCGAAGGCCGAGGTCCGCGTGGTCTGGGTCAACAGCTGGTACGATCCCGGCAAGGAGGCCGAGGCGGCCAAGGCGCTGATCGACCAGGGCGCCGACATCATCGTCCAGCACACCGACAGCCCGGCCCCGATCCAGACCGCGCAGGAGCGTGGGCTGTGGTCGGTCGGCCAGTCGTCGGACATGACCCGCTTCGGTCCGAAATCGCACCTGACCGCCATCGTCGAGGATTGGAACGGCTATTACGTCGACCGGGTCAAGGCGGTGCTGGACGGCAGCTGGAAGCCGATCGACACCTGGGGCGGCATCAAGACCGGCATGGTCGAGCTGGCCCCCTACAACCCGGCGATTCCGGCCGAGGTCGTGACGCTGGCCGAGCAGATCAAGGCCGACATCGTGTCGGGCAAGCGCCATTCCTTCCAGGGCCCGGTCAAGGACCAGTCCGGCAAAATCGTGATTCCGGAAGGCAAGACCGCCACCGACGAGCAGATCCTGAAGATGGACTGGTACGTCGAAGGCGTGCAGGGCAAGGTTCCGAAGTAA
- a CDS encoding ABC transporter permease — protein sequence MSLIRLEPRGQASKTMVYVTPLLAVALTLLSGFILFMAMGFDPLKALYSFFVAPVTSVRGVGELVVKATPLTLCAVGLAIGFRANVWNIGAEGQLTLGAIAGGGLALAFYGEGGWWLLPLMVIGGAIGGAAWAAVPAFLRLRFNASEILTSLMLNYVALLLLSYLVHGPYRDPDGFAFPESRLFEADATLPILWAGTRVHLGALFALAAVAGGWLLIARTFIGFQIKVIGLTPAAAGYAGFDQKRIVWLTLLLSGALAGIAGMGEVAGPIGQITASISPGYGYTAIIVAFLGRLHPVGILLAALLMALSFIGGEAAQIAMGLPKAITGVFQGMLLFFLLASDVLIRYRVRFGARRAAA from the coding sequence ATGAGCCTCATCCGTCTTGAACCGCGCGGGCAGGCGTCGAAGACCATGGTCTATGTGACGCCGCTGCTGGCGGTGGCGCTGACCTTGCTCAGCGGCTTCATCCTGTTCATGGCGATGGGCTTCGACCCGTTGAAGGCGCTCTATTCCTTCTTCGTCGCTCCGGTGACCTCGGTCCGCGGCGTCGGCGAGCTGGTGGTGAAGGCGACGCCGCTGACGCTCTGCGCCGTCGGGCTCGCCATCGGCTTCCGCGCCAATGTCTGGAACATCGGCGCCGAGGGGCAACTGACGCTGGGCGCCATCGCCGGCGGCGGGCTGGCGCTGGCCTTCTATGGCGAGGGCGGCTGGTGGCTGCTGCCGCTGATGGTGATCGGCGGCGCCATCGGTGGCGCCGCCTGGGCGGCGGTGCCGGCCTTCCTGCGGCTGCGCTTCAACGCCAGCGAGATCCTGACCAGCCTGATGCTGAACTATGTGGCGCTGCTGCTGCTGAGCTATCTGGTCCATGGCCCCTACCGCGATCCCGATGGCTTCGCCTTTCCCGAATCGCGGCTGTTCGAGGCCGACGCCACGCTGCCGATCCTGTGGGCGGGAACCCGCGTCCATCTGGGCGCGCTGTTCGCCCTGGCGGCGGTGGCCGGCGGCTGGCTGCTGATCGCGCGCACCTTCATCGGTTTCCAGATCAAGGTGATCGGTCTGACCCCGGCCGCCGCAGGCTATGCCGGCTTCGACCAGAAGCGCATCGTCTGGCTGACGCTGCTGCTGTCGGGGGCGCTGGCCGGCATCGCCGGCATGGGCGAGGTCGCCGGCCCCATCGGCCAGATCACCGCCAGCATCTCGCCCGGCTACGGCTATACCGCCATCATCGTCGCCTTCCTCGGCCGGCTGCATCCGGTCGGCATCCTGCTGGCGGCGTTGCTGATGGCGCTGTCCTTCATCGGCGGCGAGGCGGCGCAGATCGCCATGGGTCTGCCCAAGGCCATCACCGGAGTGTTCCAGGGCATGCTTCTGTTCTTCCTGCTGGCGAGCGACGTGCTGATCCGCTACCGGGTCCGCTTCGGGGCGCGGAGGGCCGCGGCATGA